One region of Hoeflea sp. 108 genomic DNA includes:
- a CDS encoding nitronate monooxygenase family protein: MWPDRRILDLLGLDLPILQAPMAGPVNSEMVIAVSEAGGLGGLPCALITPERARTELGIIGQRTSRPINVNFFCHQQPKDDLAREAGWKKLLEPYYVELGLDPNAPAPRSARAPFDDEFCAIVEEFRPEVVSFHFGLPDEALLDRVKATGAKVLSSATTTDEAVWLEARGCDAIIAQGAEAGGHRGIFLADDVANQPGTFALVPQVVDAVRVPVIAAGGIADARGIVAAFALGASAVQVGTAYLFCPEAKMPAPHKAALKSAKDDHTALTNVFTGRPARGIVNRIMREVGPLSKDAPAFPLAGGALAPLRAASEPKGSGDFMSLWSGQAARLGREMPAGELTRRLADEALAMLARFGR, translated from the coding sequence ATGTGGCCCGATCGTCGAATTCTTGATCTCCTGGGCCTCGACCTTCCAATCCTGCAAGCTCCGATGGCCGGGCCTGTCAATTCCGAAATGGTAATTGCGGTGTCCGAGGCCGGTGGCCTCGGCGGCCTGCCTTGTGCGCTGATAACGCCCGAGAGGGCGCGAACCGAACTCGGCATCATCGGGCAGCGAACCTCGCGCCCGATCAACGTCAATTTCTTCTGCCACCAGCAGCCCAAGGACGATCTAGCGCGCGAGGCGGGCTGGAAGAAGCTGCTCGAACCCTATTATGTCGAACTCGGCCTCGATCCGAATGCGCCGGCGCCGCGCTCGGCACGTGCGCCGTTCGACGACGAGTTCTGCGCCATCGTCGAGGAATTCCGACCAGAGGTGGTGAGCTTCCATTTCGGCCTGCCGGACGAAGCTCTGTTGGACAGAGTCAAGGCGACGGGAGCCAAAGTGCTGTCGTCGGCGACCACCACCGATGAGGCCGTCTGGCTGGAGGCGAGGGGCTGCGACGCCATCATCGCCCAGGGCGCGGAGGCAGGCGGCCATCGCGGCATCTTCCTGGCCGACGACGTCGCCAACCAGCCCGGTACCTTCGCGCTGGTGCCGCAGGTGGTCGACGCTGTACGCGTTCCCGTCATCGCCGCAGGCGGCATTGCAGATGCACGCGGCATTGTCGCAGCCTTTGCCCTTGGGGCGTCTGCGGTGCAGGTCGGCACCGCCTATCTGTTCTGTCCCGAGGCCAAGATGCCCGCGCCGCACAAGGCAGCGCTGAAGTCGGCGAAGGACGACCACACCGCGCTGACCAATGTCTTCACCGGTAGGCCGGCACGCGGCATCGTCAATCGCATCATGCGCGAGGTTGGGCCGCTTTCGAAGGACGCACCGGCATTTCCGCTCGCCGGCGGAGCGCTTGCGCCGCTCAGGGCAGCGTCTGAACCGAAGGGTTCCGGCGATTTCATGTCGCTGTGGTCGGGGCAGGCGGCACGGCTCGGTCGCGAAATGCCGGCAGGTGAGTTGACGCGCCGGCTCGCCGACGAGGCGCTGGCCATGTTGGCCCGCTTCGGCAGGTGA
- the glpK gene encoding glycerol kinase GlpK: MSGFVLAIDQGTTSSRAIVFDATMKPVGVGQKEFTQYFPASGWVEHDPEEIWGSVVATCRTALKKADRTAAEIAAIGITNQRETVVIWDKATGKPIHKAIVWQDRRTAPLCARLKKQGFEPRFTRKTGLLLDPYFSGTKIAWLLDHVKGARKRAERGELLAGTIDCFLIWRLTGGKVHATDATNASRTLVYNIEKNQWDAELLDILRIPASLLPEVKDCADDYGVTEKTLFGAEIPILGVAGDQQAATIGQACFEPGMMKSTYGTGCFAILNTGSDIVRSKNRLLTTIAYRLDGKTTYALEGSIFIAGAAVQWLRDGIKVIGKAEHSGELAASADDTQQVYLVPAFVGLGAPHWDAEARGAIFGLTRNSGPAEFARAALESVAYQTRDLLDAMKKDWKTSNGKTVLRVDGGMVASDWTMQHLADILDAPVDRPTVLETTALGAAWLAGSRAGVWPKAAQFAKAWALDRQFKPAMDAKIRGTKLKGWRDAVRRTLTTV, from the coding sequence ATGAGCGGTTTCGTTTTGGCGATCGACCAGGGAACCACGTCGAGCCGGGCAATCGTGTTCGACGCGACCATGAAGCCTGTGGGTGTCGGCCAGAAGGAGTTCACCCAGTATTTTCCGGCGTCCGGCTGGGTCGAGCACGATCCAGAGGAGATCTGGGGCAGCGTCGTCGCCACCTGCAGGACCGCGCTCAAGAAAGCCGACAGGACTGCTGCCGAAATCGCGGCCATCGGCATCACCAACCAGCGCGAAACCGTGGTTATCTGGGACAAGGCGACAGGCAAGCCGATCCACAAAGCCATCGTCTGGCAGGACCGGCGAACAGCCCCCCTTTGCGCCAGGCTCAAGAAGCAGGGCTTTGAGCCCAGGTTCACCCGCAAGACAGGGCTTCTGCTCGATCCCTATTTTTCCGGCACCAAGATCGCCTGGCTGCTCGACCATGTGAAGGGCGCGCGCAAGCGAGCCGAGCGCGGCGAATTGCTCGCCGGCACCATCGATTGCTTCCTGATCTGGCGCCTGACCGGCGGCAAGGTGCATGCGACCGACGCGACTAATGCCTCGCGCACGCTCGTCTACAACATCGAGAAGAACCAATGGGATGCCGAGCTGCTCGATATCCTTAGGATCCCCGCCTCTCTGCTGCCCGAGGTGAAGGACTGCGCCGACGACTATGGCGTGACCGAGAAGACGCTGTTCGGCGCCGAAATCCCGATCCTCGGCGTTGCCGGCGACCAGCAGGCAGCCACAATCGGCCAGGCCTGCTTCGAACCGGGGATGATGAAGTCGACCTATGGCACGGGCTGCTTTGCCATCCTCAACACCGGCAGCGACATCGTGCGTTCGAAGAACCGGCTTTTGACCACCATCGCCTACCGGCTCGACGGCAAGACGACCTATGCGCTGGAAGGCTCGATCTTCATTGCAGGCGCTGCCGTGCAATGGCTGCGCGACGGCATCAAGGTGATCGGCAAGGCCGAGCACAGCGGCGAACTGGCGGCCAGTGCCGACGATACCCAGCAGGTCTATCTCGTGCCGGCCTTCGTCGGACTTGGCGCGCCGCATTGGGACGCCGAGGCGCGCGGCGCCATCTTCGGGCTGACCCGCAACAGCGGACCAGCCGAGTTCGCGCGCGCCGCACTCGAATCCGTCGCCTACCAGACGCGCGATCTGCTCGACGCCATGAAGAAGGACTGGAAGACCAGCAACGGCAAGACGGTGCTGCGCGTCGATGGCGGCATGGTCGCATCTGACTGGACCATGCAGCACCTCGCCGACATTCTGGACGCCCCGGTCGACCGGCCGACGGTGCTCGAAACCACAGCATTGGGAGCTGCCTGGCTAGCCGGCTCGCGCGCCGGCGTCTGGCCAAAGGCCGCGCAATTCGCCAAGGCCTGGGCGCTGGACCGCCAATTCAAGCCGGCGATGGACGCCAAAATTCGCGGAACGAAGCTGAAGGGTTGGCGCGACGCGGTGCGGCGGACGCTGACGACGGTCTGA
- the glpD gene encoding glycerol-3-phosphate dehydrogenase has product MSMPGMHDIFVIGGGINGCGIARDAVGRGYSVYLAEMDDLASGTSSCSTKLIHGGLRYLEHYEFRLVREALMEREVLWKNAPHIIWPMRFVLPYAKGLRPAWLIRLGLFLYDHIGGRKLLPATRTLDMRADAAGKPLKPMFRRAFEYSDGWVNDARLVVLNARDAADKGAVIRTRAKVTGARRENGHWVVSVEDRRTGSVEEIEARLLVNAAGPWIDHVIADTLGKQNVHNVRLVQGSHIILRKKFDDPRAYFFQNKDGRIIFAIPYEEEFTLIGTTDRDYLGDPHTARITQAEIDYLCNAASEYFAEPVKPEHIVWTYSGVRPLYDDGASKAQEATRDYVLKAEGDDGQAPIVNIFGGKITTYRRLAESMLEIIEKRIGKKGKAWTAVAPLPGGDFEATAFDAQVTKLRSAYPFLELRVARRLTRLYGTRATVLLGSATSEADLGRDFGAELYEAEVRYLVKHEWALTAEDILWRRTKRGLKLGKEQAAELEDFLRGIGSKAGSVAA; this is encoded by the coding sequence ATGAGCATGCCCGGAATGCACGACATTTTTGTCATTGGCGGCGGTATCAATGGCTGTGGCATCGCTCGCGACGCCGTCGGCCGCGGCTACTCGGTCTACCTCGCCGAAATGGACGACCTGGCCTCCGGCACGTCGTCCTGCTCGACCAAGCTGATCCATGGCGGCCTGCGCTACCTGGAGCACTACGAGTTCCGTCTCGTGCGCGAAGCGCTGATGGAACGCGAGGTGCTGTGGAAGAACGCCCCCCACATTATCTGGCCGATGCGCTTCGTGTTGCCCTACGCCAAGGGGCTGCGGCCTGCCTGGCTGATCCGTCTCGGGCTTTTCCTCTACGACCATATCGGCGGACGCAAGCTGCTGCCGGCAACGCGCACGCTCGACATGCGCGCGGATGCCGCCGGCAAGCCGCTGAAGCCGATGTTCAGGCGCGCCTTCGAATATTCCGACGGCTGGGTCAACGATGCGCGACTGGTGGTGCTCAACGCCCGCGACGCGGCGGACAAGGGTGCCGTGATCCGCACTCGCGCGAAGGTGACGGGCGCGCGCCGCGAGAACGGCCACTGGGTCGTGAGCGTCGAGGACAGGCGCACGGGCAGCGTCGAGGAAATTGAGGCACGGCTGCTTGTCAATGCGGCCGGTCCCTGGATCGATCATGTGATCGCCGACACGCTGGGAAAGCAGAACGTCCACAATGTGCGGCTGGTCCAGGGCAGCCACATCATCTTGCGCAAGAAGTTCGACGATCCCCGCGCCTATTTCTTTCAGAACAAGGACGGGCGGATCATTTTCGCCATCCCTTACGAGGAAGAGTTCACGCTGATCGGCACGACTGATCGCGACTATCTGGGCGATCCGCATACGGCCAGGATCACCCAGGCCGAGATCGACTATCTCTGCAACGCGGCAAGCGAATATTTCGCCGAACCGGTGAAGCCAGAGCACATCGTCTGGACCTATTCCGGCGTGCGTCCGCTCTATGACGACGGCGCCAGCAAGGCCCAGGAAGCGACCCGCGACTACGTGCTCAAGGCCGAAGGCGACGACGGACAGGCTCCGATCGTCAACATCTTCGGCGGCAAGATCACCACCTACCGCCGTCTGGCGGAGTCGATGCTCGAGATCATCGAAAAGCGCATCGGCAAGAAGGGCAAAGCCTGGACTGCGGTTGCGCCGCTGCCCGGCGGCGACTTCGAGGCCACTGCCTTCGACGCCCAGGTGACGAAGCTGAGGTCCGCCTATCCATTCCTCGAACTGCGTGTCGCGCGCCGCTTGACCCGGCTCTACGGCACGCGGGCGACGGTCCTGCTCGGAAGCGCCACCTCGGAAGCAGACCTCGGGCGCGACTTCGGCGCCGAACTCTACGAGGCCGAGGTCCGCTATCTGGTCAAGCACGAATGGGCCCTCACCGCCGAAGACATTCTCTGGCGCCGTACCAAGCGCGGCCTTAAGCTCGGTAAGGAGCAAGCGGCCGAACTCGAGGACTTCCTGCGGGGAATCGGCTCGAAGGCCGGCAGCGTCGCTGCCTGA
- a CDS encoding nitrate/sulfonate/bicarbonate ABC transporter ATP-binding protein gives MNTLELNNIRANTSTAPLVDINGVRQVYHKGDNVDLVVLDDVSLSIHEGEIVGLLGRSGSGKSTLLRVLSGLVMPTSGDVRWRGTPVSGPCEGISMVFQSFALFPWLTVLENVEIGLEALGVPAAERRRRAIEAIDLIGLDGFESAYPKELSGGMRQRVGFARALVVHPRLMLMDEPFSALDVLTAETLRTDLIDLWIEGRLPIKSILMVTHNIEEAVLMCDRILIFSSNPGRVAAEIKIDLPHPRDRADPTFRQLVDDIYARMTQRTPAEKAEKRAGDGFAGTGIGMALPRISTNLLSGLMEALDAPPYKGKADLPDLAATLQMEVDELFPIAETLQLMRFAEMAEGDMQLTEVGQHFVDSDVDGRKRLFAEHLVAYVPLAAMIRRVLDERPSHRAPFTRFSEELEDHMSEEQAEDTLRAIISWGRYAELFGYDEHIGQFNLENPA, from the coding sequence ATGAACACCCTTGAACTCAACAACATCCGCGCTAACACCTCCACCGCTCCCCTGGTCGACATCAACGGCGTCCGTCAGGTCTATCACAAGGGCGACAATGTCGATCTCGTCGTGCTCGACGACGTCTCGCTCAGCATCCACGAAGGCGAGATAGTCGGCCTGCTCGGCCGCTCGGGCTCAGGTAAGTCGACGCTGCTGCGCGTGCTTTCCGGGCTTGTCATGCCGACCAGCGGCGACGTGCGCTGGCGCGGCACACCGGTGTCGGGCCCCTGCGAAGGCATCTCCATGGTCTTCCAGAGCTTTGCCTTGTTCCCGTGGCTGACCGTGCTCGAAAACGTCGAGATCGGGCTCGAGGCGCTGGGCGTGCCGGCGGCCGAGCGGCGTCGCCGCGCCATCGAGGCGATCGACCTGATCGGCCTCGACGGTTTTGAAAGCGCCTATCCGAAGGAGCTTTCGGGTGGCATGCGCCAGCGTGTCGGCTTTGCCCGGGCGCTCGTCGTACATCCGCGTCTGATGCTGATGGATGAGCCCTTCTCGGCGCTCGACGTGCTGACGGCAGAGACGCTGCGTACCGACCTGATCGATCTCTGGATCGAAGGCCGGCTGCCGATCAAGTCGATCCTGATGGTGACGCACAACATCGAGGAGGCGGTGCTGATGTGCGACCGTATCCTGATCTTCTCGTCCAATCCCGGGCGCGTGGCGGCCGAAATCAAGATCGACCTGCCGCATCCGCGTGACCGTGCAGACCCCACCTTCCGGCAGTTGGTCGACGACATCTATGCGCGGATGACCCAGCGCACACCGGCGGAGAAGGCTGAAAAGCGCGCGGGCGACGGCTTTGCCGGGACCGGCATCGGCATGGCGCTGCCACGTATCTCGACCAACCTGCTGTCCGGCCTGATGGAAGCGCTCGATGCCCCGCCCTACAAGGGCAAGGCCGACCTTCCAGACCTGGCAGCCACGCTGCAGATGGAGGTGGATGAGCTGTTCCCGATCGCCGAGACGCTGCAGCTCATGCGTTTTGCCGAGATGGCCGAAGGCGACATGCAGCTGACCGAGGTCGGCCAGCATTTCGTCGATTCGGACGTGGATGGCCGCAAGCGCCTGTTTGCCGAGCACCTGGTCGCCTATGTGCCGCTGGCGGCAATGATCCGACGGGTTCTGGACGAACGCCCGAGCCATCGCGCGCCTTTCACGCGCTTCTCGGAGGAACTCGAGGACCACATGTCCGAAGAGCAGGCGGAAGATACGCTGCGGGCGATCATCTCCTGGGGCCGCTATGCCGAGCTGTTCGGCTATGACGAGCACATCGGTCAGTTCAACCTCGAGAACCCCGCCTGA
- a CDS encoding ABC transporter permease subunit, with amino-acid sequence MTMHHPALEAGRRQRYVPNLWDALAFGLVFGGLILLIQGGRDTLAPLTSLDHAPISLDPAMLPEYALRTTMRMLAAIVASLVFTLAYGALAAKSRRAEMVLIPLLDILQSVPVLGFLSFTVVGFMALFPGQVLGVELAAIFAIFTSQAWNMTFSFYQSLKTVPGDLDEASRSFRLTSWQRFWRLEVPFSMPGLVWNTMMSMSGGWFFVVASEAISVGNTTITLPGIGSYVALAIQQQNLAAVAWAVGAMLAVILIYDQLLFRPLVAWGDKFRVEQSASGTAPRSWLLVAVRRTRVFQIMMQPFRTVLGSLPRQRFAIPAAMPKKVDTWLSGVWADRIWIALVLAASAYMLWLIIGFIATELAWAEVAKVFGLGVITMLRVIVLMALASVIWVPIGVWIGLRPRIAERVQPLAQFLAAFPANIVFPFAVVAIVRLGLNPDVWLSPLMVLGTQWYILFNVIAGASAFPNDLKEAAATFRIRGWYWWRKVILPGIFPYYVTGAITASGGSWNASIVAEVASWGSTTLRAHGLGAYIAGATEAGDYPRIVLGIAVMSIFVIMFNRLLWRPLYTFAARRLRLD; translated from the coding sequence ATGACCATGCATCATCCGGCTCTGGAGGCCGGCCGTCGGCAGCGCTATGTTCCCAATCTCTGGGACGCGCTGGCCTTCGGCCTCGTCTTTGGCGGCCTCATCCTCCTCATCCAGGGCGGCCGCGACACACTCGCGCCGCTCACCAGCCTCGACCACGCGCCTATCTCGCTCGATCCGGCGATGCTGCCCGAATATGCGCTGCGGACGACCATGCGCATGCTGGCGGCGATCGTGGCATCGCTCGTCTTCACCTTGGCCTACGGCGCGCTCGCGGCCAAAAGCCGGCGCGCCGAAATGGTGTTGATCCCCCTGCTCGACATCCTCCAGTCGGTGCCTGTGCTGGGCTTCTTGTCCTTCACCGTCGTCGGCTTCATGGCGCTGTTCCCCGGCCAGGTGCTGGGGGTCGAGCTCGCAGCGATCTTCGCCATATTCACGAGCCAGGCCTGGAATATGACCTTCAGCTTCTACCAGTCGCTGAAGACGGTACCGGGCGACCTCGACGAAGCTTCGCGCAGCTTCCGCCTTACCTCCTGGCAGCGGTTCTGGCGGCTCGAAGTGCCGTTTTCCATGCCCGGGCTGGTCTGGAACACCATGATGTCGATGTCAGGCGGCTGGTTCTTCGTCGTTGCCTCCGAGGCGATTTCGGTCGGCAACACGACGATCACGCTGCCCGGCATCGGCTCCTATGTGGCGCTGGCTATCCAGCAGCAGAACCTGGCGGCGGTCGCCTGGGCGGTTGGCGCGATGCTCGCCGTCATTCTGATCTACGACCAGCTGCTGTTCAGACCGCTGGTTGCCTGGGGCGACAAGTTCAGGGTCGAACAATCAGCCAGCGGCACGGCTCCGCGCTCCTGGCTGCTTGTCGCCGTGCGCCGCACCCGCGTCTTCCAGATCATGATGCAGCCTTTCCGCACCGTGCTCGGCAGTCTGCCGCGCCAGCGCTTCGCCATCCCGGCAGCGATGCCGAAGAAGGTCGATACATGGCTGTCGGGCGTCTGGGCCGACCGCATCTGGATAGCGCTTGTGCTCGCCGCCTCGGCCTACATGCTCTGGCTCATCATAGGCTTCATCGCCACCGAACTCGCCTGGGCCGAAGTTGCCAAGGTGTTCGGGCTCGGTGTGATCACCATGCTGCGCGTTATCGTGCTGATGGCGCTCGCCAGCGTGATCTGGGTTCCCATCGGCGTGTGGATCGGGCTTAGGCCGCGCATCGCCGAGCGGGTGCAGCCGCTGGCCCAGTTCCTGGCGGCCTTCCCGGCCAACATCGTGTTCCCGTTCGCGGTCGTTGCCATCGTGCGGCTCGGGCTCAACCCCGATGTGTGGCTGTCGCCGCTGATGGTGCTCGGAACGCAGTGGTACATCCTGTTCAACGTCATCGCTGGCGCAAGCGCGTTTCCCAACGACCTCAAGGAAGCGGCGGCGACCTTCCGCATCCGCGGCTGGTACTGGTGGCGCAAGGTCATCCTGCCGGGGATATTCCCCTATTATGTGACCGGCGCGATCACCGCGAGCGGCGGCTCCTGGAACGCCTCTATCGTTGCCGAGGTGGCGAGCTGGGGCAGCACCACGCTCAGGGCACATGGCCTCGGCGCCTACATCGCCGGCGCCACGGAGGCAGGCGACTATCCGCGCATCGTGCTCGGCATCGCCGTGATGTCCATCTTCGTCATCATGTTCAACAGGCTTCTGTGGCGACCGCTCTACACCTTTGCCGCCCGTCGCCTGCGTCTCGATTGA
- a CDS encoding cytochrome c — MYRTPIGLAFLAAASVLSSGASAADAGVARGEYLVTISGCNDCHTPGYFFGKPDDAKFLGGSDVGFEIPGMGVFVGRNITPDKETGIGSWTKEQIVAAIQTGRRPDGRELAPIMPWHAFAQLTPEDANAIATFLQSVKPVSNKVPDPVKPGEKATTFMFRILPPGETAAEAPK, encoded by the coding sequence ATGTATCGGACACCGATTGGACTTGCATTCTTGGCTGCGGCATCCGTGCTGTCGTCGGGCGCTTCGGCAGCCGACGCTGGGGTGGCGCGGGGCGAGTATCTCGTAACCATCAGCGGCTGCAATGATTGCCACACGCCGGGCTACTTCTTCGGAAAACCCGACGACGCCAAGTTTCTCGGTGGATCGGATGTCGGTTTCGAGATCCCGGGCATGGGCGTTTTTGTCGGACGCAACATCACGCCGGACAAGGAAACAGGCATCGGCAGCTGGACGAAAGAGCAGATCGTCGCGGCGATCCAGACGGGCCGTCGTCCGGATGGGCGCGAGCTGGCGCCGATTATGCCCTGGCATGCCTTCGCGCAGCTGACGCCTGAGGATGCCAATGCAATTGCCACCTTCCTGCAGAGCGTGAAGCCGGTCTCAAACAAGGTGCCCGACCCGGTCAAGCCGGGCGAAAAGGCGACAACCTTCATGTTCCGGATATTGCCGCCGGGCGAAACTGCCGCCGAAGCCCCGAAGTAA
- a CDS encoding NCS2 family permease: MLEKYFDLKQQGTSVRTEVIAGITTFLTMSYIIFVNPEILSTTGMDRNAVFVATCLAAALGSMIMGLVAKWPIGMAPGMGLNAFFAFTVVGAMGFSWQQALGAVFISGVIFLLLTVSGVRSWLIAGIPHSMRSAIAAGIGMFLGIIALKNSGIVAASPATFVTLGDLSQTGTLLAIVGFFIIAALDSLKIRGAILIGILVITLASMALGVSQFNGIVSMPPSILPTFLQLDIVGALHSGLVHVILVFVLVEVFDATGTLIGVAKRAGLIEQGKPNRLGRALLADSTAIVAGSLLGTSSTTAYVESASGVQAGGRTGLTAIVISLLFLAALFFSPLAGSVPVYATAPALLYVACLMMRELVEVEWADITEAAPAALTALMMPFTYSIANGLAFGFISYAALKTLTGRPQDVHLATWLVAALFVIRFAFFAH; the protein is encoded by the coding sequence GTGCTCGAGAAATATTTCGACCTGAAGCAACAGGGAACATCCGTCCGGACGGAGGTGATCGCAGGCATCACCACCTTCCTGACCATGTCCTACATCATCTTCGTCAACCCGGAGATCCTGTCGACGACAGGCATGGATCGCAATGCCGTTTTCGTCGCAACCTGTCTGGCGGCGGCCCTCGGCTCCATGATTATGGGCCTCGTAGCCAAGTGGCCCATCGGCATGGCGCCGGGCATGGGCCTGAACGCATTCTTCGCCTTCACCGTCGTCGGCGCCATGGGCTTTTCCTGGCAGCAGGCACTGGGTGCAGTGTTCATTTCCGGCGTCATCTTCCTGCTGCTGACAGTCAGCGGTGTGCGCAGCTGGCTGATCGCCGGCATCCCGCATTCGATGCGTAGCGCCATTGCCGCCGGCATCGGCATGTTCCTCGGCATCATCGCGCTGAAAAACTCAGGCATCGTCGCCGCAAGCCCCGCGACCTTCGTCACACTCGGCGACCTCAGCCAGACCGGCACGCTGCTCGCCATCGTCGGCTTCTTCATCATCGCTGCGCTCGACTCGCTCAAGATCCGCGGCGCGATCCTGATCGGTATCCTGGTCATCACGCTCGCCTCGATGGCGCTCGGCGTCAGCCAGTTCAACGGCATCGTCTCCATGCCGCCGTCGATCCTGCCGACCTTCCTGCAGCTCGACATCGTCGGCGCGCTGCATTCGGGCCTTGTGCATGTCATCCTGGTGTTCGTGCTCGTCGAAGTGTTCGACGCCACCGGCACGCTGATCGGCGTCGCCAAGCGCGCCGGCCTGATCGAGCAAGGCAAGCCGAACCGCCTCGGCCGCGCGCTTTTGGCCGACAGCACGGCCATCGTCGCCGGCTCGCTGCTCGGCACCTCGAGCACCACCGCATATGTCGAAAGCGCCTCGGGCGTCCAGGCAGGCGGCCGCACGGGCCTGACGGCAATCGTGATCTCGCTGCTGTTCCTGGCGGCCCTGTTCTTCTCGCCGCTTGCCGGCTCGGTGCCGGTCTATGCGACGGCGCCTGCCCTGCTCTATGTCGCGTGCCTGATGATGCGCGAACTGGTCGAGGTCGAATGGGCCGACATCACCGAAGCGGCGCCGGCAGCGCTGACAGCGCTGATGATGCCGTTCACCTACTCGATCGCCAACGGCCTCGCCTTCGGCTTCATCAGCTATGCCGCCCTGAAGACGCTGACCGGCCGGCCGCAGGACGTGCATCTGGCGACCTGGCTGGTGGCGGCACTGTTCGTCATCCGCTTCGCCTTCTTCGCGCATTGA
- a CDS encoding PfkB family carbohydrate kinase, with the protein MRPLAVIGNVNVDLILGPTAPWPQAGTEITVDHDELRVGGQAGNTALAWQALGVDFEIAANVGSDQFGHWLREAFGDRSALWPAHGDRTTLSVGITHPDGERTFFTTRGHLPDFSLVDVHTVLQGKQLAGGYALLCGSFLTPLLARDHDKLFDWTHGRGIKLVLDTGWPPDGWTEANCAVTRAWLSRCDCALLNEVEATTLTGITAPADAARALLSGMPNGAIVVVKCGPGGAIAIGPDGLLVSASAPKVTVVDTIGAGDVFNAAFLAALAMNRPLADCLASGVQVASRAISTLPRSYGALPPFEKAV; encoded by the coding sequence ATGCGGCCCCTGGCTGTCATCGGCAACGTCAATGTAGACCTCATTCTTGGCCCGACCGCGCCATGGCCGCAGGCGGGGACCGAGATCACCGTCGATCATGACGAACTCAGGGTCGGCGGCCAGGCCGGCAACACCGCGCTTGCCTGGCAAGCGCTTGGCGTCGATTTCGAGATTGCCGCCAATGTCGGCTCCGATCAGTTCGGCCACTGGCTGCGCGAGGCATTCGGGGATCGTTCTGCGCTGTGGCCGGCGCATGGCGACCGCACCACGCTGTCGGTCGGCATTACCCACCCGGATGGCGAGCGCACCTTCTTCACCACGCGCGGCCATCTGCCCGATTTCAGCCTGGTCGACGTCCATACGGTTCTCCAAGGCAAGCAACTGGCCGGCGGCTACGCCCTGCTTTGCGGCTCGTTCCTGACGCCACTTCTGGCACGCGACCACGACAAACTGTTCGACTGGACCCATGGTCGCGGCATCAAGCTGGTTCTCGACACGGGCTGGCCGCCCGACGGGTGGACGGAGGCGAACTGCGCCGTGACACGCGCCTGGCTGTCCCGTTGCGACTGCGCGCTGCTCAACGAGGTCGAGGCGACGACGTTGACCGGCATAACCGCCCCAGCCGATGCCGCGCGAGCCCTTCTGTCCGGCATGCCCAACGGTGCCATCGTCGTGGTCAAGTGCGGTCCGGGCGGTGCCATTGCCATCGGACCGGACGGCTTGCTTGTCTCGGCCTCCGCACCAAAGGTGACGGTCGTCGATACGATCGGCGCCGGCGACGTCTTCAATGCCGCCTTCCTCGCCGCCCTCGCCATGAACAGGCCTTTGGCCGACTGTCTCGCATCCGGCGTGCAGGTGGCCTCGCGTGCGATTTCCACCCTGCCCCGCAGCTATGGCGCGCTGCCGCCTTTCGAGAAAGCCGTTTGA